A stretch of bacterium DNA encodes these proteins:
- a CDS encoding carboxypeptidase-like regulatory domain-containing protein: protein MRCAWGARVLLWAAAALAVCGAASAATIEGQVFDREGRPLAGAVVAVADRSRDDGGEDELLRTMADARGFFTFDLGPRTLKGRILVRVVAEKGWDALRYAPPADMDVTAPLRAKGRAVVAYVVEDAAGWPDLARQIKDVGGPETPRGRILRRLGPPPETVTRPDGLVEWRYPAAAYVFKDGALAETRRAGEDAK from the coding sequence ATGCGATGCGCGTGGGGCGCGCGGGTCCTTCTTTGGGCCGCCGCGGCGCTCGCCGTCTGCGGGGCCGCCTCCGCCGCGACGATCGAAGGGCAGGTGTTCGACCGCGAAGGGCGTCCGCTCGCCGGCGCGGTCGTCGCCGTCGCCGACCGGTCGCGCGACGACGGCGGCGAGGACGAGCTGCTGCGGACGATGGCCGACGCGCGCGGCTTCTTCACCTTCGACCTCGGCCCGCGCACGCTCAAGGGGCGCATCCTCGTCCGCGTCGTCGCCGAAAAGGGGTGGGACGCCCTGCGCTACGCGCCGCCGGCCGACATGGACGTGACCGCCCCGCTCCGCGCCAAGGGGCGCGCGGTCGTCGCCTACGTCGTCGAGGACGCGGCCGGCTGGCCCGACCTCGCGCGGCAGATCAAGGACGTCGGCGGCCCCGAGACGCCGCGCGGCCGGATCCTGCGCCGCCTCGGCCCGCCGCCGGAGACGGTCACCCGTCCCGACGGCCTGGTCGAATGGCGCTACCCCGCCGCGGCCTACGTGTTCAAGGACGGCGCCTTGGCCGAGACCCGCCGCGCCGGCGAGGACGCGAAGTGA
- a CDS encoding polyprenyl synthetase family protein, whose product MSGEARMAAEALSAAVELVAPKMALVEDEIQAHMRSRFGPIDEAGQYLSESAGKRLRPLLVLLSAALAGYEGADDVLLGAVFETVHTASLVHDDIVDEAVVRRGRAAANRVFGNSFAVLFGDFLYIRSVNMALRTKNMRLLEILAEATERMIEGELLGDRLRGRADVTREQHLEIVERKTAALFSGACRVGAIIADAPPAVEDGLARFGLGLGMAFQLVDDLLDIVGNEATVGKPVASDLREGRLTLPWIDLLRCGSAEDRGAVLQVLKDGGFEKVSFRRLRSALEKNGCLEGTRVLAEEHAAAAIAALDGLPDGPHRDALRRLPDALLVRRR is encoded by the coding sequence GTGAGCGGCGAGGCGCGCATGGCCGCGGAGGCCCTCTCCGCGGCGGTCGAGCTGGTCGCGCCGAAGATGGCGCTGGTCGAGGACGAGATCCAGGCGCACATGCGCTCCCGCTTCGGCCCGATCGACGAGGCGGGGCAGTACCTTTCCGAGTCGGCGGGGAAGCGGCTGCGGCCGCTCCTCGTGCTCCTCTCGGCGGCGCTCGCCGGCTACGAGGGGGCGGACGACGTCCTGCTCGGCGCCGTCTTCGAGACGGTCCACACCGCCTCGCTGGTCCACGACGACATCGTGGACGAGGCGGTCGTGCGCCGCGGGCGCGCCGCGGCGAACCGCGTCTTCGGCAATTCCTTCGCCGTGCTGTTCGGCGACTTCCTCTACATCCGCTCGGTCAACATGGCGCTCCGCACGAAGAACATGCGGCTGCTGGAGATCCTCGCCGAGGCGACGGAGCGGATGATCGAAGGGGAGCTCCTCGGCGACCGCCTGCGCGGCCGCGCCGACGTGACGCGCGAGCAGCACCTCGAGATCGTCGAGCGGAAGACGGCGGCCCTCTTCTCCGGCGCCTGCCGCGTCGGCGCGATCATCGCCGACGCGCCGCCGGCGGTCGAGGACGGGCTGGCCCGCTTCGGCCTCGGCCTCGGCATGGCGTTCCAGCTCGTGGACGACCTGCTCGACATCGTCGGGAACGAGGCGACGGTGGGGAAGCCGGTCGCCTCCGACCTGCGCGAGGGGCGGCTCACGCTGCCCTGGATCGACCTCCTCCGGTGCGGGAGCGCGGAGGACCGCGGCGCGGTGCTGCAGGTCCTCAAGGACGGCGGCTTCGAGAAGGTCTCGTTCCGCCGGCTCCGCTCCGCCCTCGAGAAGAACGGCTGCCTCGAGGGGACCCGCGTCCTCGCCGAGGAGCACGCCGCCGCGGCGATCGCCGCGCTCGACGGGCTGCCGGACGGGCCGCACCGCGACGCCCTGCGCCGCCTGCCCGACGCCCTGCTCGTCCGCCGGCGCTGA